One Luteolibacter rhizosphaerae DNA segment encodes these proteins:
- a CDS encoding FAD:protein FMN transferase, with amino-acid sequence MSNWVRITIGFLLVFGSAGAEEKRFNFERPLMGTRFAITCYAEDEVVATAAANAAFAIGAEINAVASDYLPDSELMKLSDRTGETIKVSPLLGEVLEGAFTKARETDGAFDPTLGPLTKLWRQTRDSKTLPDPATLAKAQSACGWTKVDWDGTAQTIRFKEPGMQLDLGGIAKGFAADKMFAAMKERGLSRILIAAGGDLRLGEPPPGKTAWRVGLQTFDDDEPEEVVELSNCAVSTAGDLHQAVEIDGKRYSHIIDPHTGLGLTRRIAVSVIAPSGMVADGLDTGICVAGAGKADALGRKAGATRVIVRLPD; translated from the coding sequence GTGAGCAACTGGGTGCGGATCACGATCGGATTCCTGCTGGTCTTCGGATCGGCAGGGGCGGAAGAGAAGCGCTTCAACTTCGAGCGTCCCCTCATGGGCACCCGCTTCGCCATCACCTGCTACGCCGAGGACGAAGTGGTCGCGACGGCCGCCGCGAACGCCGCCTTCGCCATCGGCGCGGAGATCAATGCCGTGGCCTCCGACTACTTGCCGGATAGCGAGCTCATGAAGCTGTCCGACCGGACAGGCGAAACCATCAAGGTCTCCCCGCTGCTCGGTGAGGTTCTTGAAGGAGCCTTCACCAAGGCCCGCGAAACCGATGGCGCCTTCGATCCCACGCTTGGCCCGCTGACCAAGCTCTGGCGTCAGACCCGGGACAGCAAGACCCTACCCGATCCCGCGACCCTCGCGAAAGCGCAGTCCGCCTGCGGCTGGACCAAGGTGGATTGGGACGGCACCGCGCAGACCATCCGCTTCAAGGAGCCCGGCATGCAGCTCGACCTAGGCGGCATCGCGAAGGGATTCGCCGCCGACAAGATGTTCGCGGCCATGAAGGAGCGCGGCCTCTCCCGCATCTTGATCGCCGCGGGAGGCGACCTCCGCCTGGGTGAACCGCCGCCGGGGAAAACCGCATGGCGGGTCGGCCTGCAGACCTTCGATGACGACGAGCCCGAGGAAGTGGTCGAGCTGTCGAACTGCGCCGTCTCCACCGCGGGAGACCTCCATCAAGCGGTGGAGATCGATGGCAAACGCTACTCGCACATCATCGACCCACACACCGGCCTCGGGCTTACGCGTCGCATCGCCGTGAGCGTGATCGCGCCGAGCGGAATGGTCGCCGATGGCTTGGACACGGGCATCTGCGTCGCCGGAGCCGGGAAGGCGGATGCCCTCGGGAGAAAGGCTGGTGCCACCCGCGTGATTGTCCGTCTGCCGGACTAG
- a CDS encoding catalase: MAKPQMTTTGGNPIADNQNSISAGPRGPLLLQDYQLIEKLAHQNRERIPERVVHAKGSGAFGTLTITHDVTKYTKAGIFSEVGKKTDMLLRFSTVAGERGAADAERDVRGWALKFYTEEGNWDLVGNNTPVFFVRDPLKFPDFIHTQKRHPRTNMRSAIAMWDFWSLSPESLHQVTILMSDRGLPLSYRHTNGYGSHTYSFINAKNERFWVKFHFKTQQGIRTMTNAEGEAVIAKDRESSQRDLYEEIEKGNFPKWKMQIQIMNEEDAEKCPFNPFDLTKVWPHADYPVIDVGILELNRNPENYFQEIEQSAFSPSNIVPGISFSPDKMLQARIFSYADAHRYRVGTWYEALPVNRPKSAVNTYHMDGSMNFMEPKSSNAYYEPNTMGGPAQDDRFAEPPLKISGDADRWNHRDGNDDYTQPGNLFRLMSDSQQQQLFSNIAEAMQGVPREIVDRQLGHFHKADPAYAAGVAKALKVEWEASGAYPNEPALA; this comes from the coding sequence ATGGCGAAACCCCAGATGACCACGACCGGCGGCAACCCGATCGCCGACAATCAGAACTCGATCTCCGCGGGACCGCGCGGACCTCTCCTCCTCCAAGATTACCAGCTTATCGAAAAGCTCGCCCACCAAAACCGCGAGCGCATTCCGGAACGCGTCGTGCACGCGAAGGGCTCCGGTGCCTTCGGCACGCTGACCATCACGCACGACGTCACGAAATACACCAAGGCTGGCATTTTCTCCGAGGTCGGCAAGAAGACCGATATGCTCCTGCGCTTTTCCACCGTGGCCGGTGAACGCGGAGCCGCCGATGCCGAGCGCGACGTGCGCGGCTGGGCGCTCAAGTTCTATACCGAGGAAGGCAACTGGGATCTCGTTGGCAACAACACCCCGGTTTTCTTCGTCCGCGATCCACTGAAGTTCCCGGACTTCATCCATACCCAGAAGCGTCACCCGCGCACGAATATGCGCAGCGCCATCGCCATGTGGGACTTCTGGTCGCTCTCGCCGGAGTCGCTCCATCAGGTGACCATCCTGATGTCGGACCGCGGTCTGCCGCTGAGCTACCGCCACACGAATGGCTACGGCTCGCACACCTACTCCTTCATCAACGCGAAGAACGAGCGCTTCTGGGTGAAGTTCCACTTCAAGACCCAGCAGGGCATCCGCACGATGACCAATGCCGAAGGAGAGGCGGTTATCGCCAAGGACCGCGAGTCTTCGCAACGCGATCTCTACGAGGAGATCGAGAAAGGTAATTTCCCGAAGTGGAAGATGCAGATCCAGATCATGAACGAGGAGGACGCCGAGAAGTGCCCCTTCAATCCTTTCGACCTCACGAAGGTCTGGCCGCATGCGGACTATCCGGTCATCGATGTCGGCATCCTCGAGCTGAACCGCAATCCCGAGAACTACTTCCAGGAGATCGAGCAGTCCGCCTTCTCGCCCTCGAACATCGTCCCCGGTATCAGCTTCTCGCCGGACAAGATGCTCCAGGCCCGCATCTTCTCCTACGCGGATGCCCACCGCTACCGCGTCGGCACTTGGTACGAGGCCCTGCCGGTGAACCGTCCGAAGAGCGCGGTGAATACCTACCACATGGACGGTTCGATGAACTTCATGGAGCCCAAGTCCAGCAACGCCTACTACGAGCCGAACACCATGGGCGGCCCCGCCCAGGACGACCGCTTCGCCGAGCCGCCGTTGAAAATCTCCGGTGATGCCGACCGCTGGAATCACCGCGACGGCAACGACGACTACACCCAGCCTGGCAACCTCTTCCGCCTGATGAGCGACTCGCAACAGCAGCAGCTCTTCAGCAACATCGCGGAAGCCATGCAAGGTGTGCCGCGGGAGATCGTCGACCGCCAGCTCGGCCACTTCCACAAGGCCGATCCCGCCTACGCCGCCGGCGTTGCCAAAGCCCTCAAGGTCGAATGGGAGGCCAGCGGCGCGTATCCGAATGAACCGGCTTTAGCTTGA
- a CDS encoding thiol-disulfide oxidoreductase DCC family protein: MASGEPVVIAYDGECMLCSSGIRFLAEHDSRRSLRFVALQSPVGRQIEEQAVNESLSTVIVRREGSVFTHSEAICQILKAMGGVWTILGSLGSLIPKALRDPLYRFIARNRYRWFGKADVCSLPSPALRERLLDGDRV; this comes from the coding sequence GTGGCAAGCGGGGAACCGGTCGTGATCGCCTATGACGGCGAGTGCATGCTGTGCAGCAGCGGCATCCGCTTTCTTGCCGAGCACGACTCGCGGCGGAGTTTGAGATTTGTCGCGCTCCAGAGTCCCGTGGGACGACAGATCGAAGAACAGGCGGTGAATGAATCGCTGAGCACCGTAATCGTGCGCAGGGAAGGCAGCGTTTTCACCCATTCCGAAGCCATCTGCCAGATTCTCAAGGCGATGGGCGGGGTTTGGACGATCCTCGGATCCTTAGGCTCGTTGATACCGAAGGCCCTCCGGGATCCCCTCTATCGTTTCATCGCCCGGAATCGCTATCGCTGGTTCGGTAAGGCCGATGTCTGTTCGCTGCCCTCTCCCGCACTGCGCGAACGCTTGCTCGACGGCGACCGGGTTTGA
- a CDS encoding LysR family transcriptional regulator has protein sequence MELRQLEILSSVAESGSLTAAAKRCNLSQPAISQQIQALEDEIGEPLLIRRARGVDMTAAGRTVLEHAARLLAERDKLRDAFADRRELRHGRVAFGIIPTIAPYLLPQWLGPFRERHPGIAIAISESRTEDLISQLVEGSIEFAILSDVPEHDRQKWSLKVKELFREPLLLAAPSKHPLALRKAAPTPADLNAAELIHLKGGHCLSDRTLRLCKIREPDPGLQCDQLGTALSMVASGLGVTVVPKLATRNRAMDGIVVRPFSGKGMYRVIALMKRRDNKDSPAAAELLKQLSA, from the coding sequence ATGGAACTCCGCCAACTTGAGATCCTTTCCAGTGTCGCGGAGTCGGGGTCGCTGACAGCCGCGGCGAAGCGCTGCAATCTCTCCCAGCCCGCGATCAGCCAACAAATCCAAGCGCTGGAGGATGAGATCGGCGAACCGCTGCTGATCCGGCGCGCGCGCGGAGTGGACATGACCGCGGCAGGACGCACGGTGCTCGAGCATGCCGCGCGCCTGCTGGCGGAGCGCGACAAGCTGCGCGATGCCTTCGCGGACCGCCGTGAGCTCCGGCATGGGCGGGTGGCTTTCGGGATCATCCCGACCATCGCGCCCTACCTTTTACCGCAGTGGCTCGGGCCCTTCCGCGAGCGGCACCCGGGGATCGCGATCGCGATCTCCGAATCGCGCACGGAAGACCTGATTTCGCAGTTGGTAGAGGGCAGCATCGAGTTCGCGATCCTGAGCGATGTGCCGGAGCACGACCGGCAAAAGTGGTCGCTGAAGGTGAAGGAACTATTCCGCGAACCGCTGCTTCTGGCCGCGCCCTCGAAACATCCGCTGGCATTGAGGAAGGCAGCACCCACACCCGCCGACCTGAACGCCGCGGAGTTGATCCACCTGAAGGGCGGACACTGCCTCTCCGATCGCACGCTGCGGCTGTGCAAGATCCGCGAGCCCGATCCTGGACTGCAGTGCGATCAACTGGGCACCGCGCTCTCGATGGTAGCCTCGGGCCTGGGCGTCACGGTGGTGCCGAAGCTGGCAACGCGCAACCGCGCGATGGACGGCATCGTGGTGCGGCCCTTCTCGGGGAAAGGCATGTATCGCGTGATCGCGCTGATGAAGCGGCGGGATAACAAGGATAGCCCGGCGGCGGCCGAACTCCTCAAGCAGCTCTCTGCTTGA
- a CDS encoding M56 family metallopeptidase — MKLLLENLAGSWALLGGLKIAAVALIAAAFIPLVRQRDLASSLRAIVILSLPAVFLSGLLPLAWRVLPIPEPREEPAAAMVAASFASPARPDEVSPRPQSSPELSSPTISDRIPEAISPAPAIAPRPLLSPDRSLLLLWLTGAALSLAPVLFSWLAAVKLRRQPSSPELSRQWLALAGPHAARVPLRISPDVSGPGLAGLIRPVLLLPPEANTWSTSRLRSIFLHEGHHIRRKDVIWRELGRVVRAALWFHPVAWWAQSRLVVAQERAADEAVLAHGVAAPDYAFHLLAIAAGTRMAPGVAMARSSQVGGRIRLILSRHEALHPGRMFIERAAAVLTGVVAMLVTFMAFIRPSQAFGEEAAIADYGFRPPIIDRHGRLIATSDPTRMPENRRENTPVRWYPEREITAHLTGIVTPDGKDGVRVGKRSGLEDSPELEAGRPLQTTIDLRIQRLAWKILEQSGKRGAMLVSDAASGEILAAVSWPAFNPNLFAEGITPEQQQALDEDEMHPLANHISRPEPPASLFKFFIGLSAAKADAADRLFHCGSSIQVSGHRFSDWNKKRDEMLDLPAALSSGCNTYFIPMAIQMGPQPLLAMGKDFAFGGAGSGPWIPCGDWHGGRDGLALSKPIDLAMAALGQGSTRLSLVDCHRLTDAIASGKIRPAVFVKNRPAGLPRSLASTGVDERELGMIRRGMIDSFVTRRTKCPGGLAASAATAMSEVQRHVHVAFCSGYAPLDAPRFVVSLRLWSAPGQGASGVQDAGPLLGEAMNKLLREEF; from the coding sequence ATGAAGCTATTGCTTGAGAACCTCGCCGGTTCATGGGCACTTCTCGGCGGCCTGAAGATCGCGGCAGTCGCACTGATCGCTGCCGCCTTCATTCCGCTCGTTCGTCAGCGCGACCTCGCTTCGTCGCTCCGTGCCATTGTCATCCTTTCGCTGCCGGCGGTCTTCCTCTCCGGACTCCTACCCTTGGCATGGCGGGTCCTACCCATTCCGGAACCACGGGAAGAGCCAGCTGCTGCGATGGTCGCCGCAAGCTTCGCATCACCCGCTCGCCCTGATGAGGTCTCCCCGCGACCGCAGTCCTCACCCGAGCTTTCAAGCCCCACCATCTCAGACCGGATACCGGAAGCGATCTCACCTGCCCCTGCCATCGCGCCCCGACCCCTTCTTTCACCAGATCGATCCCTGCTTCTGCTCTGGCTCACGGGTGCAGCGCTCAGCCTTGCTCCGGTCCTCTTCTCGTGGCTCGCCGCAGTCAAGTTGCGGCGTCAGCCATCTTCACCGGAGCTCTCCCGCCAATGGCTGGCACTCGCCGGTCCTCACGCCGCTCGCGTGCCGCTCCGGATCTCGCCCGATGTGAGCGGTCCCGGTCTCGCCGGACTCATCCGCCCGGTGCTGCTGTTACCGCCTGAAGCTAACACCTGGTCCACGTCCCGTCTCCGCTCGATCTTCCTCCACGAGGGGCATCACATTCGCCGTAAGGACGTGATCTGGCGTGAGCTCGGCCGCGTCGTCCGCGCCGCGCTCTGGTTTCATCCGGTCGCATGGTGGGCACAGTCGCGCCTCGTGGTCGCGCAGGAGCGTGCTGCGGATGAAGCGGTGCTCGCTCACGGAGTTGCCGCACCCGATTACGCCTTTCACCTGCTCGCCATCGCAGCCGGCACGCGTATGGCTCCCGGTGTTGCGATGGCACGCTCGTCCCAAGTCGGTGGGCGCATCCGTCTCATCCTCTCGCGCCATGAAGCTCTCCACCCGGGACGAATGTTCATCGAGCGCGCCGCCGCCGTCCTCACCGGTGTTGTCGCCATGCTGGTTACCTTCATGGCCTTCATCCGCCCGTCCCAGGCATTCGGCGAGGAAGCCGCCATCGCGGACTACGGTTTCCGGCCGCCGATCATCGATCGCCACGGTCGCCTGATCGCCACCTCGGACCCGACCCGGATGCCGGAAAACCGGCGCGAAAACACCCCCGTCCGTTGGTATCCCGAGCGCGAGATCACCGCCCATCTTACCGGCATAGTCACCCCGGACGGGAAAGACGGAGTTCGGGTCGGCAAACGGAGCGGTCTCGAAGACAGCCCCGAGCTGGAAGCCGGCCGACCCTTGCAAACCACGATCGACCTGCGGATCCAGCGCCTCGCATGGAAGATCTTGGAGCAATCCGGCAAGCGCGGGGCCATGCTGGTCAGCGATGCCGCAAGTGGCGAGATCCTCGCCGCCGTTTCATGGCCCGCTTTCAATCCGAACCTATTCGCTGAAGGGATCACCCCGGAGCAGCAGCAGGCTCTTGATGAGGATGAAATGCATCCCTTGGCCAACCACATCTCAAGACCGGAGCCTCCCGCTTCGCTCTTCAAGTTCTTCATCGGCCTCAGCGCCGCCAAGGCAGACGCGGCGGACCGGCTGTTCCACTGCGGTTCCTCCATCCAGGTGAGCGGGCACCGCTTCAGCGATTGGAATAAAAAGCGCGATGAGATGCTTGATCTCCCGGCAGCGCTCTCATCGGGTTGCAACACCTACTTTATTCCCATGGCGATCCAGATGGGCCCCCAGCCCTTGCTCGCAATGGGCAAAGACTTCGCCTTTGGCGGAGCAGGGTCGGGACCTTGGATCCCCTGCGGCGACTGGCACGGAGGCCGCGATGGCTTGGCTCTCTCCAAGCCGATCGATCTCGCGATGGCCGCGCTGGGCCAAGGGTCGACACGTCTCTCGTTGGTCGATTGTCACCGGCTGACCGACGCCATTGCCTCTGGAAAGATCCGTCCCGCCGTCTTCGTGAAGAACCGCCCGGCAGGATTACCGCGCAGCTTGGCAAGCACGGGAGTCGACGAACGCGAACTCGGCATGATCCGCCGCGGAATGATCGATTCCTTCGTGACCAGAAGAACAAAGTGCCCCGGTGGCCTCGCGGCGTCCGCCGCCACAGCGATGAGCGAGGTCCAGCGACATGTGCATGTAGCCTTCTGCTCAGGCTATGCCCCGCTTGACGCTCCCCGCTTCGTCGTTTCGCTGCGTCTTTGGTCCGCCCCGGGGCAAGGTGCTTCCGGCGTCCAAGATGCAGGACCGCTGCTTGGAGAGGCCATGAACAAGCTTCTCAGGGAGGAGTTCTGA
- a CDS encoding TIGR03943 family putative permease subunit, with protein MNAKLQRVLSSIALIIWGGVLLYFYGTGRITKYLAPDFHSFVLAGGLGLVVVGLFNLLTSTQEASCGHDHGPDDSHDHESLDVHPVVALLILIIPLAFSVAYTKDGFSLQALSQKGLYDTPSATRSPMLESIMPKLTKELIEQQHAKNEAGFHKFSLMELFFTTGDPEMRDLVEGMMVETEGRMVKDPEGGPNQRRLYRLFITCCAADSQAIPIIVRFKDEVPAVEESAWMELSGTMRFPDEGEGPVPVLEVIHAKEGTAPPEESFMRGRF; from the coding sequence GTGAACGCCAAACTCCAGCGCGTGCTCTCCTCGATCGCCCTGATCATCTGGGGCGGGGTGCTGCTGTACTTCTACGGCACCGGCCGGATCACGAAGTACCTCGCGCCGGACTTCCACTCCTTCGTCCTCGCGGGCGGTCTCGGATTGGTGGTGGTGGGTCTCTTCAACCTGCTCACCTCCACCCAAGAGGCGAGCTGCGGTCACGACCACGGGCCGGATGATTCGCACGATCACGAGAGCCTGGATGTCCACCCGGTCGTCGCTCTCCTCATCCTCATCATCCCGCTCGCCTTCAGCGTGGCCTATACGAAGGACGGGTTCTCGCTTCAGGCCCTCAGCCAGAAGGGCCTCTATGATACTCCCTCGGCCACCCGCTCGCCGATGTTGGAGTCGATCATGCCGAAGCTCACCAAGGAGCTGATCGAGCAGCAGCATGCGAAGAACGAGGCAGGCTTCCACAAGTTCAGCCTCATGGAACTGTTCTTCACCACCGGTGATCCCGAGATGCGGGATCTGGTGGAAGGCATGATGGTCGAAACCGAAGGCCGCATGGTGAAAGACCCGGAAGGCGGTCCGAATCAGCGCCGGCTCTATCGTCTTTTCATCACCTGCTGCGCGGCAGATAGCCAAGCGATCCCGATCATCGTACGCTTCAAGGACGAGGTTCCTGCCGTCGAGGAGAGCGCATGGATGGAGCTCTCCGGAACCATGCGCTTCCCGGATGAAGGCGAAGGCCCCGTGCCCGTTCTTGAAGTGATTCACGCCAAGGAAGGCACCGCGCCCCCGGAGGAGTCCTTCATGCGCGGTCGCTTCTGA
- a CDS encoding BlaI/MecI/CopY family transcriptional regulator: protein MPRKKIPQPLSGLSRRETEIMEILFAMGEASVSAVTAKMPAELSPNGVRTMLTILEGKGRVTRRKDGREYFYKPATDPAIAGRSALQQVLRVFFDGSLKQALQARFTGDGSPPDAAEIAELEQLIRAAKRRTKEDPKP from the coding sequence ATGCCGCGGAAGAAAATCCCACAACCCCTCTCCGGACTCTCCCGGCGCGAGACGGAGATCATGGAGATCCTCTTCGCCATGGGTGAGGCAAGCGTCAGCGCCGTCACCGCGAAGATGCCGGCCGAGCTGAGCCCCAACGGGGTCCGCACCATGCTCACCATCCTCGAGGGCAAAGGCCGCGTAACCCGCCGCAAGGACGGGCGCGAGTACTTCTACAAGCCCGCCACCGATCCCGCCATTGCCGGCCGGAGCGCCCTGCAACAGGTGCTCCGCGTCTTCTTCGACGGCTCCCTCAAGCAAGCACTGCAAGCACGCTTCACCGGCGACGGAAGCCCTCCCGATGCCGCAGAGATCGCGGAACTTGAGCAGTTGATCCGCGCGGCCAAGCGCCGGACCAAGGAGGACCCCAAGCCATGA
- a CDS encoding ankyrin repeat domain-containing protein → MTLNAQEEQRYAELQAMALDAARHGDVDTLAPMLQAGMPVNLRDEKGNTLLMLATYHGNEEAARVILRYDAEVDARNDRGQTPLAGVAFKGHIAVAKLLLDAGADPVADQGGGRTPVMFAAMFGHLEMVKLLESKAVAKGWRKSSLGWLARIMAIPRAIFFRKLLRPSVAGN, encoded by the coding sequence ATGACGCTCAACGCCCAAGAAGAGCAGCGCTATGCCGAGCTGCAAGCGATGGCGCTCGATGCCGCCCGCCACGGCGATGTCGATACCCTCGCGCCCATGCTGCAGGCCGGGATGCCGGTGAACCTGCGCGATGAGAAGGGGAACACCCTCCTCATGCTCGCCACCTACCACGGCAATGAGGAAGCCGCACGGGTGATCCTGCGCTACGATGCGGAGGTGGACGCCCGCAACGACCGCGGCCAGACCCCCTTGGCCGGTGTCGCCTTCAAGGGCCACATCGCGGTCGCCAAGCTGCTGCTCGATGCAGGTGCCGATCCCGTGGCGGATCAGGGCGGAGGCCGCACGCCGGTCATGTTCGCCGCCATGTTCGGCCATCTGGAGATGGTGAAGCTTCTTGAAAGCAAGGCCGTCGCGAAGGGCTGGCGGAAGTCCTCGCTCGGATGGCTCGCACGCATCATGGCCATCCCGCGGGCGATCTTCTTCCGCAAGCTGCTCCGTCCCTCGGTAGCGGGGAATTGA
- a CDS encoding ExbD/TolR family protein: MKKRPLRPRSDAATTPGFQIAPMIDVVFVILLFFMVKAGDIQTEKAHVTRLPSDTYQGCMVKMPDEIAITVAEDGQVYLNDDPFDTPDSTSLQQLAGNLNALKQSADYLGAEVRVLVQAEEQAKYQRVIDVMDALHQAQISEVSFASFGD, translated from the coding sequence ATGAAAAAGAGACCTCTGCGCCCCCGCAGCGATGCGGCTACCACCCCCGGCTTTCAGATCGCCCCGATGATCGACGTGGTCTTCGTGATCCTCCTCTTCTTCATGGTGAAGGCGGGCGACATCCAGACGGAAAAAGCCCATGTCACCCGACTCCCGAGCGATACCTACCAAGGTTGCATGGTGAAGATGCCAGATGAGATCGCCATAACCGTGGCGGAAGACGGTCAGGTCTATCTCAACGACGATCCCTTCGACACGCCGGACTCCACCAGCTTGCAACAGCTCGCGGGCAACCTGAATGCGCTGAAGCAGAGCGCGGACTATCTGGGAGCCGAGGTCCGGGTTCTGGTCCAAGCGGAGGAACAGGCGAAGTACCAGCGGGTGATCGACGTGATGGATGCCCTTCACCAGGCCCAGATCTCCGAAGTCAGCTTTGCATCCTTCGGCGACTGA
- a CDS encoding LysR family transcriptional regulator: MTPNLHHLELFYHVARHGGITAAARSMPYGIQQPAISGQISLLEDQLGVRLFQRRPFKLTQEGRDLYDFLAPFFGALPEVASRIAGRASRRLRLAAPATIIRRHMPDVLAAMRKTQPDLELSLVDTDQRAAFALLEQEQVDLAVCELESKPPSGIRTEVLITMPLVLLLPQSYKPARSGIHAMAVDFPLIRPSNDTALARLFSKGLAKARLDWPARIEVNSLELVHAYVAGGFGAGLSVKAPGITFPKGSQAWEIPNCPELVIAAAWRGKLSPLAEMVLDGLRKRAKGS, encoded by the coding sequence GTGACGCCGAACCTGCATCATCTCGAGCTCTTCTATCATGTGGCCCGGCACGGGGGGATCACCGCGGCGGCACGGAGCATGCCCTACGGCATCCAACAGCCGGCGATCAGCGGCCAGATCTCGCTGCTGGAGGATCAGCTCGGGGTCCGGCTATTCCAGCGCCGGCCTTTCAAGCTGACTCAGGAAGGGCGCGATCTCTACGACTTCCTGGCCCCCTTCTTCGGCGCCTTGCCCGAGGTGGCTTCCCGGATCGCCGGACGCGCTTCCCGCCGACTGCGGCTCGCCGCACCGGCCACGATCATCCGCCGCCATATGCCCGACGTACTGGCGGCGATGCGCAAGACGCAGCCGGACCTGGAGCTCAGCCTCGTGGATACCGACCAGCGGGCGGCCTTCGCCCTGCTGGAGCAAGAGCAGGTAGACTTGGCCGTGTGTGAGCTGGAGTCCAAGCCTCCTTCCGGAATCCGCACGGAGGTCCTGATCACGATGCCGCTGGTTCTGCTGCTGCCGCAGTCCTACAAACCCGCGCGCTCCGGCATCCATGCGATGGCGGTGGACTTCCCGCTGATCCGTCCCTCAAACGATACCGCGCTGGCCCGGCTTTTCTCGAAGGGGCTGGCCAAAGCCAGGCTCGATTGGCCGGCGCGGATCGAGGTGAACTCGCTGGAGCTGGTGCATGCCTATGTGGCCGGGGGCTTCGGTGCCGGTCTGAGCGTGAAGGCTCCGGGCATCACCTTTCCGAAGGGCAGTCAGGCATGGGAGATTCCGAACTGCCCGGAGCTGGTCATCGCCGCCGCGTGGCGCGGGAAGCTCTCGCCGCTGGCGGAGATGGTGCTCGACGGGCTGCGGAAACGGGCAAAGGGCAGCTAG
- a CDS encoding pyridoxamine 5'-phosphate oxidase family protein has protein sequence MRELVKAAPTCMLGTVLGDLPPHLCPMQVQDVDSDGCLWFFSGADSAHNAHIGEDPRVQLVFCNNSNHEYLAVYGKAEITRDIHKVDELWTNMVKTWFPDGKDDANLTLICVCPEKVHYWDVKDGKLVAMAKILMGAVTGNPQDIGIEGDLNP, from the coding sequence ATGCGCGAGCTGGTTAAAGCAGCGCCCACCTGCATGCTTGGAACGGTATTGGGAGATCTACCTCCGCACCTCTGTCCCATGCAGGTGCAAGATGTGGATAGCGACGGTTGTCTATGGTTCTTCAGCGGGGCCGATAGCGCTCACAACGCACATATCGGGGAAGACCCGCGGGTCCAACTCGTCTTCTGCAATAACAGCAACCACGAATACCTCGCGGTTTACGGAAAAGCCGAGATTACCCGCGATATCCACAAGGTGGACGAGCTATGGACGAACATGGTGAAGACTTGGTTTCCCGATGGAAAGGACGACGCGAACCTCACCTTGATCTGTGTATGTCCGGAGAAGGTCCACTACTGGGACGTGAAGGACGGCAAGCTCGTGGCGATGGCCAAGATCTTGATGGGAGCAGTTACGGGAAATCCCCAGGATATCGGGATCGAAGGTGATTTGAATCCCTGA
- a CDS encoding permease: protein MSPDQKQDFAFAFLSILFEGAPFILLGTLISGFIDIYLPAGTMDKLLPRRKFPAILVAGLLGAILPVCECAVVPVIRRLVKKGLPVSCALTYMLAAPIVNPITALSTWKAFKGPEIPFGEMSYSASLVMTVSRLGLGFLVAVAVGLIVSRIPMVQILRQRLVDSLEKDKLADAVKEEHHHHDHDHKHGHGCCGHDHAHDHGHDHHHHDHGHGENRLVAAFRSAMRDFVDVGVYFSIGVAITALFNTGIAPGAQWLGTLATNNYAAPAALMVLAFVLSLCSTSDAFIAATLDKFTYGAKLAFMVFGPMLDVKLIFLYQTVLKRRFILWLSIGLFLGIGAAAIAWQAIIFSLANP from the coding sequence GTGTCGCCCGACCAAAAGCAGGACTTCGCCTTCGCCTTCCTGAGCATCCTCTTCGAGGGGGCACCCTTCATCCTGCTCGGCACGCTCATCAGCGGCTTCATCGACATCTACCTGCCCGCGGGTACGATGGACAAGCTGCTGCCGCGTCGGAAGTTCCCCGCGATCCTCGTTGCGGGGCTGCTGGGCGCGATCCTGCCGGTCTGCGAGTGCGCCGTGGTTCCCGTGATTCGCCGTCTGGTGAAGAAGGGCCTGCCGGTCTCCTGCGCGCTCACCTACATGCTGGCTGCTCCGATCGTGAATCCGATCACGGCCCTGAGCACTTGGAAGGCCTTCAAGGGTCCGGAGATTCCCTTCGGTGAGATGAGCTACTCCGCCAGCCTTGTGATGACGGTGTCCCGTCTCGGACTTGGTTTCCTGGTCGCCGTCGCTGTGGGCCTGATCGTCTCACGGATTCCGATGGTCCAGATCCTCCGCCAGCGCCTGGTGGATAGCTTGGAGAAGGACAAGCTGGCGGACGCCGTGAAGGAGGAGCACCACCATCATGACCATGATCACAAGCACGGTCACGGCTGCTGTGGTCACGACCATGCGCATGATCATGGGCACGATCATCATCACCACGATCATGGCCATGGTGAGAATCGCTTGGTTGCCGCCTTTCGCTCCGCCATGCGGGACTTCGTGGATGTCGGTGTCTACTTCTCGATCGGTGTCGCCATCACGGCTCTCTTCAATACCGGCATTGCTCCGGGTGCCCAGTGGCTCGGCACCCTTGCCACGAATAACTACGCCGCGCCTGCTGCACTCATGGTGCTGGCCTTCGTGCTCAGCCTCTGCAGCACCTCGGATGCCTTCATCGCAGCCACCCTCGACAAGTTCACTTATGGCGCGAAGCTCGCCTTCATGGTCTTCGGTCCTATGTTGGACGTGAAATTGATCTTCCTTTACCAGACGGTCTTGAAGCGTCGCTTCATCCTCTGGCTTTCCATCGGCCTCTTCCTTGGCATCGGCGCTGCAGCGATCGCCTGGCAGGCCATCATCTTCTCCCTCGCGAACCCGTGA